One window of the Kaistia defluvii genome contains the following:
- a CDS encoding amino acid ABC transporter ATP-binding protein — MSDMITFDKVDKRFGQTVVLDQFDFRVARGEKVAIIGPSGSGKSTLLRIIMALQDIDEGKVSLDGRPLWDAAGGKHRIKPTRKHLRDMRSLVGMVFQNFNLFPNLTALGNVAAAPRHVLGLSQVEAEARATALLAQVGLSDKLQNYPATLSGGQQQRVAIARAMALEPKIMLFDEATSALDPERVGEVLEVMRALAHERDLTIVVVTHQIGVARAIADRICFMEGGRILEDGTPQQILNEPRNERTRAFLRAVHLS, encoded by the coding sequence ATGAGCGACATGATCACCTTCGACAAAGTGGACAAGCGTTTCGGCCAGACCGTCGTGCTGGACCAGTTCGACTTTCGCGTCGCGCGCGGCGAGAAGGTCGCGATCATCGGCCCGAGCGGCTCCGGCAAGTCGACGCTGCTGCGCATCATCATGGCGCTGCAGGATATCGACGAGGGCAAAGTGAGCCTCGACGGCCGGCCGCTCTGGGACGCGGCGGGCGGCAAGCACCGCATCAAGCCGACGCGAAAGCACCTGCGCGACATGCGCTCGCTGGTCGGCATGGTGTTCCAGAACTTCAACCTGTTTCCCAACCTGACCGCGCTCGGCAATGTCGCCGCCGCGCCGCGCCACGTGCTGGGCCTGTCGCAGGTCGAGGCCGAGGCGCGCGCGACTGCGCTGCTGGCGCAGGTCGGGCTTTCCGACAAGCTGCAGAACTATCCGGCGACGCTTTCCGGCGGCCAGCAGCAGCGGGTCGCCATCGCCCGCGCCATGGCGCTGGAGCCGAAGATCATGCTGTTCGACGAGGCCACCTCGGCGCTCGATCCCGAACGCGTCGGCGAGGTTCTGGAAGTGATGCGGGCGCTGGCGCATGAGCGCGACCTGACGATCGTCGTCGTCACGCACCAGATCGGCGTCGCCCGCGCGATTGCCGACCGGATCTGCTTCATGGAAGGTGGCCGGATCCTGGAAGACGGGACACCGCAGCAAATCCTCAACGAGCCGCGAAACG
- the ehuD gene encoding ectoine/hydroxyectoine ABC transporter permease subunit EhuD — MTEIFSWPFAAEILPALLRGAVVTFIATIGGFFASLVIGAVLLALGRSRQTALAWLGRGLVELLRSTPLLIQVYVLFFVLPDAGIVLEPVTTGILALGLYHGAYVAEAYRAGLDSIPRGQWDAIESLRFSRFAAYRYLILPQAIAPLVPSLGNTFITMLKDTPILAAITVPELMFAANDAGSQSFRYVEPMTMAAIAYLVMSLIAAFAVFLLRERLGARYA; from the coding sequence ATGACGGAGATCTTCTCCTGGCCGTTCGCGGCCGAGATCCTGCCGGCGCTGCTGCGCGGCGCGGTCGTCACCTTCATCGCGACGATCGGCGGCTTTTTCGCCTCGCTGGTCATCGGCGCCGTGCTGCTGGCGCTTGGCCGCTCGAGGCAAACCGCCCTCGCCTGGCTCGGGCGCGGGCTGGTCGAACTGCTGCGGTCGACGCCGCTGCTGATCCAGGTCTATGTCCTATTCTTCGTGTTGCCGGATGCCGGCATCGTGCTGGAGCCGGTAACCACCGGCATCCTGGCGCTCGGCCTCTATCACGGCGCCTATGTCGCGGAAGCCTACCGCGCCGGGCTCGACAGCATCCCACGCGGCCAGTGGGACGCGATCGAAAGCCTGCGCTTCTCGCGGTTCGCCGCCTATCGCTACCTCATCCTGCCGCAGGCGATCGCGCCGCTGGTTCCCTCGCTCGGCAACACCTTCATCACCATGCTCAAGGATACCCCGATCCTGGCCGCGATCACCGTCCCGGAACTGATGTTCGCCGCCAATGACGCCGGCTCGCAAAGCTTCCGCTATGTCGAGCCGATGACCATGGCAGCAATCGCCTATCTCGTCATGAGCCTGATCGCGGCGTTTGCCGTGTTCCTGCTGCGCGAGCGCCTCGGAGCCCGCTACGCATGA
- the ehuC gene encoding ectoine/hydroxyectoine ABC transporter permease subunit EhuC produces the protein MALIWEYRFDFLAGVWWTVTLSVLSALLALVLAIVAGVARSSKLRVLRIASGVYVEFFRGTSALVQLFWLFYVLPYLGIDLTPLQCATLGLGLCFGAYGAEVVRSCIQAVPQGQLDAAAALNFSYFQTLRIVVLPEALIMMMPLFSNLLIELIKATSLVSLITIPDLTFQAKSIITKTYSSGNVLLVTLAIYLVISLIAASFMRRMEKGLSRGRQTGQPA, from the coding sequence ATGGCCCTGATCTGGGAATACCGCTTCGATTTTCTGGCCGGCGTCTGGTGGACCGTCACATTGTCGGTCCTTTCGGCGTTGCTCGCTTTGGTTCTGGCAATCGTCGCCGGCGTGGCGCGATCGTCGAAGCTGCGCGTGCTCCGCATCGCCTCCGGCGTCTATGTCGAGTTCTTCCGCGGCACCTCGGCGCTGGTCCAGCTGTTCTGGCTGTTCTACGTCCTGCCCTATCTCGGCATCGACCTGACGCCGCTGCAATGCGCGACGCTTGGCCTCGGGCTCTGCTTCGGCGCCTATGGCGCGGAGGTGGTGCGAAGCTGCATCCAGGCCGTGCCGCAGGGCCAGTTGGACGCCGCCGCCGCGCTCAACTTCAGCTATTTCCAGACGCTGCGCATCGTCGTGCTGCCGGAAGCGCTGATCATGATGATGCCGCTGTTCAGCAATCTGCTGATCGAGCTGATCAAGGCGACCTCGCTGGTCTCGCTGATCACCATTCCCGACCTGACCTTCCAGGCGAAATCGATCATCACCAAGACCTACAGCTCCGGCAACGTGCTGCTGGTGACGCTGGCGATCTACCTCGTCATTTCGCTGATCGCGGCGAGCTTCATGCGCCGGATGGAAAAGGGGCTGTCGCGCGGCCGCCAGACGGGTCAGCCGGCATGA